Proteins from a genomic interval of Chroococcidiopsis thermalis PCC 7203:
- a CDS encoding glycosyltransferase, whose translation MFQKTYDEENIALAKSLKTRGIKTVFDLCDNLFVYPDTADRQREKLLQSMIDAVDAVSVSTPEVEKLIHSKKTRVIDDAIDEPQINSLINFCFKRKNYFRNSTEKQFKVVWYGSAGLENPPYGIVDLPSVLPFLNELHSTLPVSLTVISSSETLFKKYVNGVSFPVKYYNWKKATFQYLFKQHDVCIIPININPFTICKSNNRLILSLLLGVPVIADKIPSYEEFRDFILFSDWQNSLYTYATNKELRHQHIAQAQKYISMKYNKDRVISQWSSLFQALL comes from the coding sequence GTGTTTCAAAAAACATATGATGAGGAAAATATAGCACTTGCAAAGTCCTTAAAAACTAGAGGTATAAAAACCGTATTTGACTTATGTGATAACTTGTTTGTTTATCCTGATACCGCAGATAGACAAAGAGAAAAATTACTCCAAAGCATGATTGATGCTGTAGATGCAGTATCCGTTTCAACTCCAGAAGTTGAAAAGTTAATTCATAGTAAAAAGACGCGAGTTATTGATGATGCTATTGATGAACCTCAAATAAATTCTCTGATTAATTTTTGTTTTAAACGTAAGAACTATTTTAGAAATTCTACTGAGAAGCAATTTAAAGTAGTTTGGTATGGTAGTGCAGGATTAGAAAATCCTCCCTACGGCATAGTCGATTTACCTAGCGTGTTACCATTTCTAAATGAGTTACACTCTACATTACCAGTAAGCTTAACTGTAATCAGTAGCTCTGAAACTCTTTTTAAGAAATATGTGAATGGAGTTTCATTCCCCGTAAAATATTATAACTGGAAAAAAGCTACATTCCAATATTTGTTCAAACAACATGACGTATGTATCATCCCAATTAATATTAATCCTTTTACGATTTGCAAATCAAACAATCGGCTAATTTTGTCTCTTCTGTTAGGGGTTCCTGTTATTGCAGATAAGATTCCTAGCTATGAAGAGTTTCGCGATTTTATTTTATTTTCTGACTGGCAGAATAGTTTATACACTTATGCAACAAATAAAGAGTTACGGCATCAACACATTGCTCAAGCACAAAAATACATTAGCATGAAGTACAATAAAGATAGAGTTATATCACAATGGTCTTCTTTGTTTCAAGCACTCTTATAA
- a CDS encoding glycosyltransferase, with amino-acid sequence MTQDERVRVFVGSGEASLLERKTLIHSLRKNTQKPLDVYVFNGTHNSIELNDGEPFLAPMSLKVKYQNITEFSLYRYLIPEICNFQGKAIYLDSDTICLTDIGTLFETPVSDYDFLAKKDAYAGTDLWGLSVMLINCDKCRFDLELILDEIDRSFYSMTDFTGMSQAFLERHSYRIAALDPHWNVFDYWDRRTHLIHYTNLHTQPWKYQNHPYGELWFDYFKEALESGYITVEDIKLSIDRGYVRRNLLKGNFSAVGSSVNFLKKAFHFMKPLLAENRRRLGVFNQPA; translated from the coding sequence ATGACACAAGATGAGCGAGTAAGAGTTTTTGTTGGCTCTGGTGAAGCAAGTCTTTTGGAGCGTAAAACCCTGATTCATTCACTTCGTAAAAACACCCAAAAACCTCTTGATGTTTATGTTTTTAATGGGACGCACAACTCAATTGAATTAAATGACGGAGAGCCTTTTCTAGCTCCAATGTCTTTAAAGGTTAAATATCAAAATATAACTGAATTTAGTCTTTACCGCTATTTAATTCCAGAAATTTGTAATTTTCAAGGTAAGGCAATTTATCTCGACTCGGATACTATTTGTCTTACAGATATTGGGACACTCTTTGAAACTCCTGTATCAGATTACGATTTTCTAGCAAAAAAAGATGCTTATGCTGGAACCGATCTCTGGGGACTTAGCGTTATGCTAATTAACTGCGATAAGTGCCGATTCGATCTTGAATTAATTCTAGATGAAATCGATCGCAGCTTCTATTCTATGACAGATTTTACAGGTATGAGTCAGGCTTTTCTAGAGCGTCATTCCTATAGAATTGCTGCACTCGATCCTCACTGGAATGTTTTTGACTATTGGGATCGACGCACTCATTTGATCCACTATACAAATCTCCACACTCAACCGTGGAAGTATCAAAATCATCCTTACGGTGAGTTATGGTTTGACTATTTTAAAGAAGCTCTGGAATCTGGCTACATTACTGTAGAGGATATCAAATTGAGTATAGATAGAGGCTATGTCAGACGCAATTTATTAAAAGGTAACTTCTCAGCGGTAGGAAGTTCGGTAAATTTTCTCAAAAAAGCTTTTCACTTCATGAAGCCACTGCTTGCAGAAAATCGGAGACGACTTGGCGTTTTTAATCAGCCAGCTTAA
- a CDS encoding KpsF/GutQ family sugar-phosphate isomerase produces MQQILSQPYLKQVTELLKLEAEAIARVAHRLQSEQVEQAVQLLANCQGKVVAIGVGKSGIVARKIAATLTSTGILAVYLHPSDALHGDIGIVSAGDVAIILSNSGETDEILDILPYLKYRQIPFIALVGNLKSTLARSADVALDTSVDKEACPFNLAPTTSTTVSLALGDALAMTLIQVKGFTSQDFAFNHPAGRLGKRLTLRVCDLMHGGSDNPKVVPQASWFEVLRAISEGGLGAVNVVDGTGYLVGIITDGDLRRWLQKVSLTNIETLSAGTMMTSNPTVVSADLLAYDALQLMENRPHQLSVLPVVDREQQCLGLLRLHDIVRSGL; encoded by the coding sequence ATGCAACAAATATTAAGTCAGCCTTACCTCAAACAAGTTACCGAACTCCTGAAATTAGAAGCGGAAGCGATCGCTCGTGTGGCGCATCGGCTTCAATCGGAACAGGTCGAACAAGCAGTACAGCTATTGGCTAATTGTCAAGGCAAAGTCGTGGCGATCGGTGTTGGCAAGTCAGGAATTGTGGCACGAAAAATTGCAGCTACCCTCACTAGCACGGGGATACTAGCAGTTTACTTGCACCCGTCTGATGCTCTGCATGGAGATATAGGAATTGTTTCTGCTGGGGATGTCGCTATAATTCTGAGTAACAGTGGAGAGACAGACGAGATACTAGACATACTACCATATCTTAAATATCGACAGATCCCTTTCATTGCCTTGGTTGGCAATCTCAAGTCAACCCTCGCTCGTAGTGCCGATGTTGCATTGGATACATCTGTTGACAAAGAGGCTTGTCCTTTCAACTTAGCACCGACAACGAGTACTACAGTTTCCTTAGCACTTGGGGATGCATTGGCAATGACACTGATCCAAGTTAAGGGTTTCACTTCACAAGATTTTGCTTTCAATCATCCCGCAGGACGCTTAGGCAAACGTCTAACTTTAAGAGTTTGCGATCTGATGCATGGTGGTTCGGATAATCCCAAAGTCGTACCACAAGCATCTTGGTTTGAAGTGCTGCGTGCGATTAGTGAAGGTGGTCTTGGCGCGGTGAATGTCGTTGATGGTACAGGATATCTAGTCGGCATTATCACAGATGGAGACTTACGGCGTTGGTTGCAGAAGGTCAGCCTTACTAATATAGAGACGCTAAGCGCAGGGACGATGATGACAAGCAATCCAACGGTAGTTTCTGCCGATCTCCTTGCTTATGACGCACTGCAACTAATGGAAAATCGACCTCACCAGCTTTCCGTGTTACCAGTGGTCGATCGAGAACAGCAATGCCTTGGTCTGCTGAGGCTGCATGATATTGTGCGTAGCGGTCTCTAA
- the kdsB gene encoding 3-deoxy-manno-octulosonate cytidylyltransferase: MKILAVIPARYNSQRFPGKPLVKIGDRPMLQWVYEAAISCPSFSQVVVATDNADIAECVWSFGGVVEMTRTDHATGTDRVAEVAERYPEMTAIANVQGDQPFVTPQMLTQLVKPYLRGESPDMTTLACPLAEKDYGDPNAVKVLCDRRDRALYFSRAPIPYYRNHKPAPVFHHLGLYAFRRDFLAKYTKLAPTPLEDCEGLEQLRVLEHGYRITVCHTQTSTTEINTPEDLLQVQVLLAKKAIPVQTDAIKAKILEAE, encoded by the coding sequence ATGAAAATTTTGGCAGTGATTCCAGCTCGTTACAACTCACAGCGCTTTCCTGGTAAACCCTTGGTAAAGATTGGCGATCGCCCCATGCTGCAATGGGTTTATGAAGCGGCAATCAGTTGTCCTTCATTTAGTCAAGTTGTGGTAGCTACGGATAATGCAGATATAGCAGAGTGCGTCTGGAGTTTTGGCGGTGTTGTGGAGATGACTCGTACTGACCATGCTACAGGGACAGACCGAGTGGCGGAGGTAGCGGAACGTTATCCTGAGATGACTGCGATCGCTAACGTTCAGGGCGATCAACCGTTCGTCACTCCGCAAATGCTAACACAGCTAGTCAAACCTTATTTGCGCGGTGAATCGCCAGACATGACCACTCTAGCTTGTCCTCTAGCAGAGAAAGACTACGGCGATCCTAACGCGGTTAAGGTACTATGCGATCGTCGCGATCGCGCTCTTTATTTCTCTCGTGCGCCAATACCTTACTATCGCAACCATAAACCAGCACCCGTCTTTCATCATCTGGGACTCTATGCTTTCAGGCGTGATTTTTTAGCAAAGTATACCAAATTAGCGCCTACACCACTAGAAGATTGTGAAGGGTTAGAGCAACTACGTGTTTTAGAGCATGGTTATCGAATTACTGTCTGCCACACTCAAACATCTACAACTGAAATCAATACGCCAGAGGATCTGTTACAGGTTCAGGTATTGCTAGCTAAAAAAGCCATTCCAGTTCAGACCGATGCAATCAAAGCCAAAATTTTAGAGGCTGAATAA